A part of Primulina eburnea isolate SZY01 chromosome 10, ASM2296580v1, whole genome shotgun sequence genomic DNA contains:
- the LOC140803706 gene encoding histone-lysine N-methyltransferase SUVR3 produces the protein MSRIIEEQRSKKAHSSGEAFFQCAAVFFPYLLPAELASISSTCNSLYQIAKLVTARRTSDASRNFENVPIPFLNPTVGDSQPYPYFLYTPTQVLQMKPGLRQPWGSDNDSQMCQGHTRPDPFLFRVEGGIDCGCVDKGGICDDCPCMECGPSCMCDFGCGNRMTQAGVSVKLKIVKDDRKGWGLYAAELIPEGKFVCEYTGELISTKESRQRQQKYDELASNGCLTPALLVVKEHFPSGNVCIRINIDATRIGNVARFINHSCDGGNLDTVIVRSSGSLLSRVCFFASREIQENEEISFSYGSFRLKPNGQRCFCDTSSCTGFLPSEHT, from the exons ATGTCACGGATCATAGAGGAACAGCGGAGCAAGAAAGCTCACAGCTCCGGCGAAGCATTTTTCCAGTGCGCCGCCGTGTTCTTCCCGTACCTTCTTCCCGCGGAACTAGCATCAATTTCGTCGACCTGTAATTCCTTGTACCAAATCGCGAAGCTAGTAACCGCGAGAAGAACTTCCGATGCTTCCAGAAATTTCGAGAACGTTCCAATCCCTTTTCTCAATCCCACAGTGGGCGATTCGCAACCATACCCTTACTTCCTCTACACCCCAACCCAGGTTCTCCAGATGAAGCCCGGCTTACGCCAGCCATGGGGCTCCGACAATGACTCGCAGATGTGTCAGGGACATACTCGACCCGACCCTTTTCTTTTCCGGGTCGAGGGTGGAATTGATTGTGGATGTGTTGATAAGGGTGGGATTTGTGATGACTGTCCTTGTATGGAGTGTGGCCCAAGTTGTATGTGTGACTTTGGATGTGGGAACAGGATGACTCAGGCAGGGGTGTCCGTTAAATTGAAGATTGTGAAAGATGATAGAAAGGGTTGGGGTTTGTATGCTGCTGAGTTGATTCCTGAGGGAAAGTTTGTCTGTGAATATACAG GTGAACTTATCTCTACCAAAGAATCTAGACAACGACAGCAGAAATATGATGAACTTGCATCAAATGGGTGCTTGACCCCTGCTCTGTTGGTTGTGAAGGAGCATTTCCCATCTGGGAATGTATGCATTAGGATCAACATTGATGCAACAAGAATTGGGAATGTTGCACGATTCATTAATCACTCTTGTGATGGTGGAAATCTTGACACGGTGATTGTACGCAGTTCTGGGTCTTTGTTGTCTCGTGTTTGCTTCTTTGCTTCAAGAGAAATTCAGGAGAATGAAGAGATTTCATTTAGTTATGGAAGTTTTAGGCTTAAACCAAATGGCCAACGATGTTTTTGTGATACTTCTTCTTGTACTGGATTTCTTCCATCAGAACACACTTGA
- the LOC140842669 gene encoding protein RRP6-like 2 — protein MKMGFIFLKNPISPSPESRHLNSKIQNCKHKRVLRGIMEIDRTDEGAPGRTGTLRNLAARGSLRTSIGKLSGSSRILPSQKDFHFYNNFPEFKNLVSEISEKSKNLLIKIGASEDLLGKAVMFPPDEKMELDDDVANDWLENVNDDICEKFDVSLEEFKRLRKNEEESGIRKTRVNAVDDDSDSGFQMVYGKKNKKKFSSLDANVEEFRVESREVRVAEKVKPKVPFHVPTIPRPQDKYKIIVNNLNQPFEHVWLDRSEDGSTFVHYLEKLSVLDFVGKNDSTAEPIKPPPIELTPFKLVEDVNELRRLASKLSSVEEFAVDLEHNHYRSFQGLTCLMQISTRTEDFVIDTLKLRVHVGPYLRPVFKDPTKRKVMHGADRDILWLQRDFGIYVCNMFDTGQASRVLKSERNSLEYLLNHYCGVAANKEYQNADWRLRPLPREMIAYAREDTHYLLYIYDVLRQKLLMSAAESENSDPPLTEVYKRSYNICCQLYEKELLTDDSYLYIYGLQDAELNPKQLAVVSGLYEWRDAVARAEDESTGYVLPNRTLLELAKRMPVTASKLRHVLRSKHPYIEQKIASVVSVIKYAIRNASAFEEAVEHLKARRLEMVSDENSLAANDSQLSPPTAPEVIKITNEVEIKHSYLPNDREDATSISSVQHVNESRVVESSNATISTNELKSAHYSYESTGNEKSETDGCAATVPRETLRESGHPVDTATDMKLSPAAAATVPTLEKPSRAFGALFGNPAKRKYNPDKIEQQDTKLEQIKSTVSLPFHIFSSRDERFQSSVQESPSITEVPPHMEEVPAPANVSTTEDIINLGDDSDIEESAKKNSDSASNHDINHPANNIAGSASEIDDGDEPMSMSDLSSSFQKFFASQEQPKSLETVEKFQPSRDFEPFNYAAAREQVKFGDVHRTQTEENKDNTRSSLKRDGKKSSVTIKPQNGEEKTDVLPQGRRRQAFPASGNRSTTFR, from the exons ATGAAAATGGGGTTTATCTTCCTTAAAAACCCTATAAGCCCTAGTCCCGAAAGCCGTCACTTAAATTCCAAAATTCAGAACTGTAAGCATAAGCGTGTTTTGAGGGGGATAATGGAAATTGATCGAACTGATGAAGGAGCTCCAGGAAGAACTGGGACTCTGCGGAATCTGGCAGCGAGGGGTTCCTTACGAACGTCAATAGGAAAGCTTTCAGGCTCATCGAGAATCCTACCCTCGCAGAAGGattttcatttttataataattttccgGAATTCAAGAACCTTGTTAGTGAAATCAGCGAAAAGTCGAAAAATCTGTTGATAAAAATTGGGGCATCGGAAGATTTGTTAGGAAAGGCGGTTATGTTCCCGCCTGATGAAAAGATGGAATTGGATGATGATGTGGCGAACGACTGGCTTGAAAATGTGAATGACGATATTTGTGaaaagtttgatgtgtcactggaggagtTCAAGAGGTTGCGGAAGAACGAAGAGGAGAGTGGTATCAGGAAGACGAGAGTTAATGCTGTTGATGATGATTCCGATAGTGGGTTTCAGATGGTTTATGGGAAGAAGAATAAGAAAAAGTTTTCAAGTTTGGATGCGAATGTGGAAGAATTTAGAGTGGAGAGTCGAGAAGTGAGGGTAGCAGAAAAGGTGAAGCCTAAGGTTCCATTTCACGTACCTACGATACCCAGGCCGCAAGACAAGTACAAAATAATTGTAAATAATTTGAATCAGCCGTTCGAGCACGTCTGGTTGGATAGGAGTGAAGATGGGTCTACCTTCGTACATTACTTG GAAAAGCTCTCTGTCCTTGACTTTGTTGGTAAAAATGACAGCACTGCGGAGCCTATTAAACCTCCTCCAATAGAACTTACCCCATTCAAACTTGTTGAAGATGTGAATGAGTTGAGACGGCTGGCTTCAAAATTGTCTAGCGTGGAGGAATTTGCG GTTGATTTGGAGCATAACCATTACAGGTCTTTTCAAGGCTTGACGTGCTTGATGCAAATTTCCACAAGAACTGAGGATTTTGTGATTGACACACTGAAACTCCGGGTTCACGTTGGTCCGTATCTCAGACCTGTATTCAAAGACCCAACTAAGAGAAAG GTCATGCATGGAGCAGATCGTGACATTCTATGGCTTCAACGGGACTTCGGCATATATGTCTGCAACATGTTTGACACAGGACAG GCCTCGAGGGTATTGAAATCGGAACGTAACAGCCTTGAGTACCTGCTGAATCATTATTGTGGAGTTGCAGCAAACAAAGA ATACCAGAATGCAGATTGGAGACTACGCCCACTTCCCCGTGAGATGATTGC ATATGCCAGAGAAGATACACATTATTTGCTATACATTTATGACGTGTTGAGGCAAAAGTTGCTAATGTCAGCTGCTGAATCTGAAAATTCCGATCCTCCTCTAACTGAG GTCTATAAACGGAGTTATAATATATGCTGTCAACTCTATGAAAAGGAGCTTCTGACTGATGACTCGTACCTTTACATTTATGG GTTACAGGATGCTGAGCTCAACCCTAAGCAGCTAGCTGTTGTTTCT GGACTCTATGAATGGAGGGATGCTGTTGCTCGCGCTGAAGATGAGAGCACTGGATATGTTTTACCGAATAGGACTCTTCTCGAACTCG CTAAACGGATGCCTGTCACTGCCAGCAAATTACGTCATGTTTTGAGATCTAAGCACCCATACATTGAACAAAAGATTGCTTCTGTTGTTAGTGTAATAAAATATGCCATCCGAAATGCTTCTGCATTTGAGGAAGCCGTTGAACATCTTAAAGCGAGGCGATTGGAAATG GTAAGTGATGAAAATTCTTTGGCTGCAAACGATTCTCAATTGTCACCTCCAACAGCTCCTGAAGTAATAAAAATTACCAATGAAGTTGAAATAAAACATAGCTATTTACCTAATGACCGCGAAGATGCCACCTCAATATCTTCGGTTCAACATGTGAACGAGTCTCGTGTCGTTGAAAGTTCTAATGCTACAATCAGTACAAACGAGCTGAAATCTGCTCACTACTCCTATGAGAGTACTGGGAATGAAAAAAGTGAGACAGATGGTTGTGCTGCTACCGTTCCTAGAGAAACACTGCGTGAATCTGGCCATCCTGTAGACACCGCTACAGATATGAAATTGTCACCAGCC GCTGCAGCAACTGTTCCGACTCTGGAAAAGCCAAGCCGAGCTTTTGGGGCATTGTTTGGCAATCCAGCAAAGCGGAAGTATAATCCTGATAAAATA gagcaaCAAGACACTAAACTGGAGCAAATAAAATCAACAGTGAGTCTCCCATTCCATATATTTTCAAGCAGGGATGAACGATTTCAATCGTCCGTTCAGGAATCTCCCTCAATAACTGAAGTTCCACCACACATGGAAGAAGTCCCAGCACCAGCTAATGTTTCAACCACTGAAGACATTATTAATCTCGGTGATGATTCAGACATAGAAGAATCTGCAAAAAAGAACTCCGATTCTGCATCCAACCATGACATAAACCACCCAGCAAACAACATAGCAGGTTCTGCATCAGAGATTGATGATGGAGATGAGCCCATGTCAATGTCCGATCTATCCTCAAGCTTCCAAAAGTTCTTTGCTTCACAAGAGCAACCTAAGAGTTTAGAAACGGTGGAAAAATTCCAACCCTCTCGGGATTTTGAACCGTTCAATTATGCAGCTGCTCGAGAGCAGGTAAAATTTGGGGATGTTCACAGGACGCAAACGGAAGAAAACAAAGATAATACTAGGAGTAGCCTTAAAAGAGATGGGAAAAAGAGTTCCGTGACAATTAAACCACAGAATGGTGAAGAAAAAACAGATGTTCTTCCACAGGGTAGAAGGCGGCAGGCTTTTCCAGCATCCGGGAATCGCAGTACTACTTTCCGTTAA
- the LOC140842670 gene encoding uncharacterized protein has protein sequence MSTPSSTTATQPNPSSDSIDPIFHLIRLLPFSVLRPPRLRLKLPSFTLPSSMTVFSLVLLTYFMVVSGIVYDVIVEPPGIGSTQDRFTGSVRPVVFLPGRVNGQYIIEGLSSGFMFVLGGIGIVLLDLALDKNRAKSVKVSYASAGVAFVVISYVMSMLFIRIKIPAYLR, from the coding sequence ATGTCAACTCCAAGCTCCACCACTGCGACCCAACCCAATCCATCATCCGACTCGATTGACCCGATTTTCCATCTCATCCGATTGCTACCTTTCTCTGTCCTCCGGCCGCCGCGTCTCCGCCTGAAGCTGCCGTCCTTCACTCTCCCTTCCTCCATGACAGTATTCTCCCTGGTCCTCCTCACATACTTCATGGTCGTATCCGGTATCGTCTACGACGTAATTGTCGAGCCACCGGGCATCGGATCCACCCAGGATCGCTTCACTGGGTCGGTTCGACCTGTGGTCTTCCTTCCGGGTCGGGTGAATGGCCAGTACATCATCGAGGGTCTCTCGTCGGGGTTCATGTTTGTTCTGGGAGGCATCGGAATTGTGCTGTTGGATCTGGCGCTGGATAAGAACAGGGCGAAGAGCGTGAAGGTGTCTTACGCGTCAGCTGGGGTTGCTTTTGTTGTGATTTCTTATGTTATGAGTATGCTTTTTATTCGCATTAAGATCCCGGCATATCTTCGCTGA